The Scomber japonicus isolate fScoJap1 chromosome 9, fScoJap1.pri, whole genome shotgun sequence genome includes a region encoding these proteins:
- the lifra gene encoding LIF receptor subunit alpha a, which yields MPRSSVSHNSKPNCSPLWLICFLLGLSTVRTHAKDVLTVPQQVSLSSNSYTQQLSISWLGGAASTFDLMILRTEFNETVFYETVPVTVNQVSGQHQWNWTSVEPLECTSLSIKIRSREGQTTSEWSNTEILQGRDLPSNEGIQMYPQDRAVPVGANTTFCCIVAEGLDFGTIHYGNRVLNVTRLSRRAYATTAINQGPTKQSGTNVICYNDQMPGLGGSVVFVGYPPQLSDFVCETRDLTSAVCQWNEGRDTHLYGNRKTHYSLNKRKCTVSILEQKKYCKATQWEDKWTLVAVNPLGQYSITDSAEISHRVRPVAPDELTSVPHAWNATVMWQWRNSAYSSLPLFCQVELTSQEVKTMLNFSGEGVQSVVLSDLYPDEDYSVKVRCGAQQHFWKWGDWSETFSFKTAIDVPDAPDVWMYINRDNSGQIVWKPLTHKQSHGQITGYEVTLWNPEENIQHTENVPPNTFIVPVNFTQTTTFSIDNQVIATVIAKNAAGASQSASVVLPLHVTDVDLLAVSRVVYTDRGFPIFWQSNDNATCGYVVEWHDAFCTQDCHVEWVKVATGTTNISVDSANFEPGVRYNISLYSCSSELLQRWQGYVLELVPSSPVRHLSVSQQDSDVVLTWEEIPPVNTRAFLRGYNIYISNGSQLTLLANLLDLGSRSYTVKGLSKDTYKFTVKAYTSAGEDTGATVFISLKPTDWLILEILASLGITALFLVIVTFICYKKRKWVKTAFYPDIPEPKLPGDWSRTPGPLDVKPSPHSMVRIVEKNDWDSSKEVLVVIPEEDEDEDEQGIGDEPVDTDEPTSLRYYNQVVDERPIRPRYPDSSDSSASSLDSARTDVTYTGIQTSGSSLALQLDSQGSSEGHQPQADLSVSCGDGGGGYRPQMQPRATSDDLNLASPESFPEPQVASTGGYKPQRSWHLDSPVEAEESGGLAPSLGSPTSIASTQFLLPDGGSEEREEEKRQLSSSAATWFTNLLSSTKP from the exons ATGCCTCGCTCTAGTGTCAGTCACAACTCAAAACCTAACTGTAGCCCTCTGTGGCTCATCTGTTTTCTGCTGGGCCTCTCAACTGTACGCACTCATGCCAAAGATG TCCTCACTGTACCCCAGCAGGTGAGCCTGTCATCCAACAGTTATACACAGCAGCTATCCATATCCTGGCTGGGAGGAGCAGCCTCAACGTTTGACCTCATGATTCTCAGAACTGAATTCAATGAAACTGTCTTCTAT GAGACAGTGCCTGTGACTGTGAATCAAGTGAGTGGTCAGCATCAGTGGAACTGGACCTCAGTTGAACCTCTGGAGTGTACAtcactgtcaatcaaaatccGCTCGAGAGAAGGGCAGACAACAAGTGAATGGAGCAACACTGAGATTCTCCAAG GACGGGATCTACCCAGCAATGAGGGAATCCAGATGTACCCCCAGGACAGAGCCGTACCCGTGGGGGCTAACACTACCTTCTGTTGCATTGTGGCGGAGGGGTTGGACTTTGGTACCATCCATTATGGCAACAGAGTCCTGAACGTAACACGACTGAGCAGGCGAGCTTACGCCACCACAGCGATTAATCAGGGACCCACCAAACAAAGTGGAACCAACGTCATTTGTTACAACGACCAGATGCCAGGACTTGGGGGATCAGTGGTTTTTGTTGGAT ATCCACCACAGCtcagtgattttgtgtgtgagaCTCGGGACTTGACCTCAGCAGTGTGCCAGTGGAATGAAGGGCGAGACACACATTTGTATGGCAATCGAAAAACACACTACTCACTGAACAAGAG gAAATGTACTGTTTCCATCCTGGAGCAGAAGAAATACTGTAAAGCAACCCAATGGGAGGATAAGTGGACACTGGTAGCTGTGAATCCTCTTGGCCAGTACAGTATTACGGACTCCGCTGAAATCAGTCACAGAG TGCGACCAGTAGCACCAGATGAACTGACCTCTGTCCCCCATGCCTGGAATGCCACTGTAATGTGGCAGTGGAGGAACAGCGCCTATTCCTCCTTGCCTCTTTTCTGCCAGGTGGAGCTTACGTCCCAGGAGGTCAAAACTATG CTCAACTTCTCTGGGGAGGGTGTGCAGTCAGTGGTTTTATCGGACCTGTATCCTGATGAGGATTACAGTGTTAAAGTACGCTGTGGTGCGCAGCAACATTTCTGGAAGTGGGGAGACTGGAGTGAAACCTTTTCCTTCAAAACTGCCATTGATG ttccAGATGCTCCTGATGTGTGGATGTATATTAACAGGGATAACAGTGGGCAGATTGTTTGGAAG CCTTTGACACATAAACAGAGCCATGGTCAAATTACAGGTTATGAAGTGACTCTCTGGAACCCTGAGGAGAATATACAGCACACAGAAAATGTTCCTCCGAACACTTTCATTGTACCAGTCAACTTCACACAGACAACTACCTTCAGCATTGACAACCAGGTCATAGCAACTGTCATTGCAAAGAACGCTGCGGGAGCATCACAGTCTGCAAGTGTAGTTTTACCTCTACATGTGACAG aTGTGGACCTCCTTGCAGTGTCCAGGGTAGTTTATACGGACAGAGGTTTCCCTATCTTCTGGCAGAGCAATGACAATGCCACCTGTGGTTATGTGGTAGAATGGCATGATGCCTTCTGCACCCAGGACTGCCATGTGGAGTGGGTCAAGGTGGCAACCGGAACCACAAATATCTCCGTTGACTCAG CTAACTTTGAGCCAGGTGTGAGGTACAACATTTCCTTGTACAGCTGCTCCTCAGAGCTGCTGCAGCGCTGGCAGGGATACGTGCTGGAGCTGG TCCCCTCCAGCCCTGTCCGCcacctgtcagtcagtcagcaggACTCTGATGTTGTCTTGACCTGGGAAGAGATCCCACCAGTCAACACAAGAGCCTTCCTCCGGGGATACAACATTTACATCAGTAATGGCTCCCAGCTCACACTACTAG CCAATCTGTTGGACCTTGGAAGCAGGAGCTACACAGTTAAGGGTCTCTCTAAGGACACCTATAAATTTACTGTCAAGGCCTACACCTCAGCAGGCGAGGACACAGGCGCCACTGTCTTCATATCACTGAAGCCAA CTGATTGGCTCATTCTGGAAATCTTGGCCTCACTGGGAATTACGGCCTTATTCCTGGTTATTGTCACCTTCATTTGCTACAAGAAACGGAAATG GGTGAAGACAGCGTTCTATCCAGACATACCTGAGCCTAAGCTGCCTGGTGATTGGTCCAGGACACCG GGGCCACTGGATGTGAAGCCATCTCCCCACAGTATGGTTCGTATCGTAGAAAAGAATGATTGGGATTCTAGTAAAGAGGTGCTCGTCGTCATTCCTGAAGAAGACGAGGATGAAGATGAGCAGGGGATAGGAGACGAGCCAGTTGACACAGATGAGCCGACGTCATTACGCTATTACAACCAGGTGGTAGACGAGCGACCCATAAGGCCGCGTTACCCAGACTCGTCTGATTCCTCTGCATCTTCATTGGATTCAGCACGCACAGATGTGACTTACACAGGGATCCAGACCTCAGGGTCTTCTTTGGCCCTCCAGCTGGATTCACAGGGATCCTCTGAGGGCCACCAACCCCAGGCTGatctgtctgtcagctgtggagatggaggagggggtTACAGGCCACAGATGCAACCTAGAGCAACAAGTGATGACCTGAACCTAGCTTCCCCTGAGTCTTTCCCAGAGCCTCAGGTTGCCAGCACTGGGGGCTACAAACCCCAGAGGTCCTGGCATTTGGACTCCCCTGTGGAAGCGGAGGAAAGTGGTGGCCTGGCTCCCTCTCTGGGATCCCCCACCTCTATTGCTTCCACTCAGTTCCTCCTTCCTGATGGTGGTTCAGAGGAACGTGAAGAGGAGAAACGTCAActgtcatcatcagcagcaACTTGGTTCACCAACCTGCTGTCATCCACAAAACCGTGA
- the spef2 gene encoding sperm flagellar protein 2, with amino-acid sequence MSDILCRWLNKELRLSKAVEPKTFAKDFSSGYLIGEVLHKYQLQNDFSMFMKKDTSVSKLNNFTRLEPTLHLLGISFDTTIAQGLMQEKQGVATHLLYQLFVSLEEKKKAEISETVMEIMQPAANAGLHKIEHEIYSDRLHQVVKRDAELKLQKISQHYEAKCQQLTSMSQPVQQKTQLKVQDEKRMKNTEKLHAYRQKHNDIMTRNQAAIVHVPKPPPYTSLLNLKKKQQQQRRREQQAQTVQTEITQFETNRKKLVTSGFVSSSSDQPFTGNCHEVSGSGSKVLLQSNSKYIQEIRQRLQENAVACEQREKRRDRFLVEQLMSHEAQEEARREEQLVKRLTRQTQQEQRLAVQLLQIRMQKEVIRENRLFREQQYQQRREKDFQEALEREATLARQVKLDHADEIRKELEFCNRIAAERAQSRYKKHFENCSGILEQMMDLATKVGEYRLITGNLIPEKLMKEWKELLFNGLPLYEPINMEGQQPGFEFSAPLDLVEIKKQEILNNQDYDEYTNMVGEWAWPEEAGETNLPPTNNRILGHVVLRLRNIVHPAIVESPTPSFPHFVLKACVLGKFCSGKTTCLAKIAKAHGIYVLSADTLIEEAVTAYQNGEELSIRAMQGGAAENELRNGSAIPDELVVNIIVEAIRQIPAGSGWVLDGFPVNFTQACLLEKALGGSVDVGSEVVNSRTDLAIDPNPPPPPPPPAPALDVVLLLDISDECVARRAINQTDTDTAATTSTENNMFLAQIPHRITAFQDTWPKLEEWFGGKQNILIHVDADVEEEELCNRVESLLQQVMMQTQEAPASPPVEDDVVLDGENTQVSSTVTPAPLDQGPTLTSQDPDPTESSISLNEQKDESVTSISKSNTHSPRGQSRKASSCSLTNEDSQGVPKNPPESASPRPGSSSWVYVDELLPPEIPEYLCSHWDAVCDSYVINIKAVMEALRSEHTLIIHHLFNIREEYKHYLGRPDLKQELVSQWQKDFNKIPDDMREDEDTKAELHQRLDDLRERLWDISDKRKEEDEQERAFLMGDGWLEDHTAVLLNHHSRLMQVELNRFQDTLCILKVYYLSMYKEVLPEPPSDFVCIPLLDTPDMNDQEERYIESSGVDSKMNIQGQTEPEKSPHEKLISDHKEALTAISKLISEEARLRDMDTKEQKEKPQEKEKEKEKAPASPPSPPPAPSPAPSDEKNSEKAHLHRVRCKIHEEYAAALDHEEHAVKVRLVLVKGHGLVLLQSMQSRAEETFSNMEKWLEARYLAEMKSIDQLAEVVRYHIESGAKLQNELVLEGTDFYVNGDCHLVASPLPPPRPPPLEKHTRSTLTIVQLETLYQLCNMAPSGFMSVSEFSSLLKDIISVSMGSNTLPEPWVNINETQLMEIASLLLDDYELIDCRRFLLSAALPWPFPSLTHLFAVLQRFKAADKGDTGWINEEQYLQTELWFPSESVQSVPEDPSEPLPYDRLANLRKFFFRLFADHSVSPPRLDYVSMLQYFAADPNPKQGFIRTLSVVMGQHLKHPSFSHLVKSMPSLEEASEFSSSELDGEYKEQDTPCPSSNSFGEQQVSIPAVLAVICHRLTKMRDDSPLPPGCMSQQEHTEHLAHIFTELGFGPEDHIPFSVFSQHPFTQGLMESSVHHQLINIHRVLVAQQDEGETNSLDVS; translated from the exons ATGTCGGATATATTGTGCAGGTGGCTGAACAAGGAGCTCCGGCTGTCAAAAGCTGTTG AGCCAAAGACCTTTGCCAAGGATTTCTCCAGTGGTTATCTAATTGGGGAGGTTCTGCATAAATATCAGTTGCAGAACGATTTCAGTATGTTTATGAAGAAAGA CACCTCCGTCTCCAAACTGAACAATTTTACCCGTCTTGAGCCTACTCTCCATTTGTTGGGGATTTCCTTTGACACGACCATAGCCCAGGGACTGATGCAGGAGAAGCAAGGGGTCGCCACACACCTCCTTTACCAGCTCTTCGTCTCactggaagagaagaagaaagcagaAATCAGTGAGACAGTGATGGAGATTATGCAGCCTGCAGCCAATGCTGGCCTGCACAAAATAGAGCATGAAATCTATTCTGAT CGACTGCACCAGGTGGTAAAACGTGACGCAGAGCTCAAGTTGCAGAAAATTTCTCAGCACTATGAGGCAAAATGCCAGCAATTGACTTCAATGTCGCAGCCAGTCCAGCAGAAGACACAGCTCAAAGTCCAGGATGAGAAGAGAATGAAGAATACTGAGAAG CTGCACGCATATCGTCAGAAGCACAATGACATCATGACTCGTAACCAGGCCGCTATTGTCCACGTGCCAAAGCCACCTCCCTACACTTCACTGCTCAACCTCAAGAAGAAGCAACAACAGCAGCGACGCCGAGAACAGCAAGCACAG acggtccagactgaaataacCCAGTttgagacaaacaggaagaaactgGTTACTTCTGGTTTTGTTTCCTCTTCAAG TGATCAGCCATTCACTGGAAATTGCCATGAGGTTTCTGGAAGTGGATCTAAGGTCTTACTACAATCCAATAGCAAGTACATTCAGGAGATCCGCCAGAGGTTGCAGGAGAATGCTGTAGCTTgcgagcagagagagaaaagacgaGACAGATTCCTGGTAGAGCAGCTCATGTCCCATGAAGCTCAAGAG GAAGCAAGACGAGAGGAGCAGTTGGTGAAACGCCTCACACGTCAGACTCAGCAAGAGCAGCGCTTAGCAGTGCAGCTCCTTCAGATCCGCATGCAGAAGGAGGTGATCAGGGAGAATCGCCTGTTCAGAGAGCAACAGTACCAGCAGCGGAGAGAGAAGGACTTCCAGGAAGCTCTGGAGAGGGAGGCG ACTTTGGCTCGGCAGGTTAAGTTGGACCATGCAGACGAGATCAGAAAGGAGCTTGAATTCTGTAACAGGATTGCTGCCGAGCGTGCTCAGAGCAGATACAAGAAGCACTTTGAGAACTGCAGTGGGATTTTGGAGCAGATGATGGACTTGGCCACAAAGGTTGGAGAATAtcgactgatcactgggaa TCTGATTCCAGAGAAGCTGATGAAAGAGTGGAAGGAACTGCTGTTCAATGGGCTGCCTCTTTATGAGCCAATAAATATGGAGGGCCAGCAGCCGGGGTTTGAGTTCTCTGCCCCACTAGACCTTGTTGAGATTAAGAAGCAGGAGATACTCAACAACCAGGACTATGATGAATATACT AACATGGTAGGTGAGTGGGCATGGCCAGAAGAAGCAGGGGAGACCAATTTACCCCCAACCAACAACAGGATTCTTGGACATGTTGTTCTGCGGCTGAGGAACATTGTCCATCCAGCCATCGTGGAATCCCCCACACCTTCATTTCCTCACTTTGTGCTCAAAGCCTGTGTCCTGGGCAAGTTTTGCTCTGGCAAGACCACCTGCCTAGCCAAGATTGCTAAAG CCCATGGCATCTATGTCTTATCAGCTGACACACTGATTGAGGAGGCAGTGACTGCTTACCAGAATGGAGAAGAG CTTTCTATCCGGGCCATGCAGGGAGGAGCTGCAGAAAATGAGCTCAGGAATGGCAGTGCCATCCCTGATGAGCTGGTGGTGAATATTATAGTAGAGGCAATTAG GCAGATTCCAGCCGGGTCAGGTTGGGTGCTGGATGGATTTCCAGTGAACTTCACCCAGGCCTGTCTGCTAGAGAAAGCCCTTGGTGGGTCTGTAGATGTTGGTAGTGAAGTTGTAAACAGCAGGACAGACCTTGCTATTGATCCAAatccaccgccaccaccaccgccaccagCTCCTGCATTGGATGTGGTTCTACTGCTGGATATTTCTGATGAGTGTGTTGCCAGACGGGCTATCAATCAGACGG ATACTGATACTGCTGCTACAACCTCTACAGAAAATAATATGTTTCTAGCACAGATTCCACACAg GATCACAGCTTTTCAGGACACCTGGCCCAAACTAGAGGAATGGTTTGGTGGGAAGCAAAACATTTTGATTCACGTTGATGCAgatgtagaggaggaggagctttGTAATAGGGTGGAGTCTCTCCTGCAGCAAGTTATGATGCAAACACAGGAAG CTCCTGCAAGTCCTCCTGTTGAGGATGATGTAGTGTTAGACGGTGAGAATACTCAAGTCTCCTCAACTGTCACACCTGCACCTCTAGATCAAGGTCCAACCCTCACAAGCCAAGACCCAGACCCCACAGAGTCCAGTATCAGCCTTAATGAGCAAAAGGATGAAAGTGTGACGTCAATTTCCAAATCCAACACACATTCCCCGAGAG GTCAGTCAAGGAAGGCTTCATCTTGTTCATTGACCAATGAGGACTCTCAAGGAGTCCCTAAGAACCCACCTGAGTCTGCCTCTCCCCGGCCAGGTTCATCCAGTTGGGTCTATGTGGATGAACTTCTGCCCCCA GAAATTCCAGAGTACCTGTGCTCCCATTGGGATGCAGTGTGCGACTCTTACGTGATCAACATAAAGGCAGTTATGGAGGCACTGCGCTCAGAACACACTCTTATTATCCATCACCTATTCAACATCAG AGAGGAGTATAAGCATTACTTGGGGCGTCCAGACCTGAAGCAGGAGTTGGTGTCTCAGTGGCAGAAGGACTTCAACAAAATACCTGATGATATGAGAGAAGACGAAGATACCAAAGCGGAGCTACATCAGAGACTGGAT GATCTGCGAGAACGTTTGTGGGACATTAGTGACAAGCGTAAAGAAGAAGATGAGCAAGAGAGGGCTTTTCTCATGGGTGATGGATGGTTAGAGGATCACACAGCAGTCCTATTAAACCACCACTCTAGACTCATGCAG GTGGAGTTGAACCGTTTCCAGGATACACTCTGTATTCTCAAGGTTTACTACCTGAGCATGTACAAAGAAGTGCTGCCTGAGCCTCCCTCTGACTTTGTCTGTATCCCCCTACTGGACACTCCAGATATGAATGATCAGGAAGAAAG ATATATTGAATCATCAGGAGTGGACTCCAAGATGAATATCCAGGGTCAGACAGAACCTGAAAAG TCACCCCATGAGAAACTGATCTCCGACCACAAGGAGGCACTCACAGCCATCAGCAAATTG ATATCAGAAGAGGCCCGTCTAAGAGACATGGACACAAAAGAGCAGAAGGAGAAACCacaagagaaggagaaagaaaaggagaaggccCCTGCaa GCCCACCATCCCCTCCTCCTGCCCCCAGCCCTGCACCCTCTGATGAAAAAAACTCAGAGAAGGCTCATCTTCACAGAGTCAGATGCAAAATACATGAAGAATATGCAGCTGCACTGGATCACGAGG agcATGCAGTGAAGGTACGCCTCGTGCTGGTGAAAGGCCATGGCTTAGTGTTGCTGCAGTCTATGCAAAGCAGAGCAGAAGAAACCTTCAGCAACATGGAGAAGTGGTTAGAAGCACGTTACCTTGCAGAAATGAAGAG TATTGACCAACTAGCAGAAGTGGTACGCTACCACATAGAGTCTGGTGCTAAGCTGCAGAATGAGCTGGTGTTG GAAGGAACTGACTTCTATGTAAATGGAGACTGCCACTTGGTGGCTAGCCCGCTTCCCCCTCCTCGTCCACCTCCTCTGGAGAAACACACACGGTCCACTCTGACCATCGTTCAGTTGGAGACACTCTACCAACTGTGCAACATGGCTCCATCAG GTTTCATGTCCGTTTCTGAGTTCTCCAGTTTGCTGAAGGACATCATTTCTGTTAGCATGGGCAGCAACACTTTGCCTGAGCCTTGGGTCAATATCAATGAAACACAG TTGATGGAGATAGCATCTCTACTATTGGATGACTATGAGCTGATAGACTGCCGTCGGTTCCTGCTCAGTGCTGCACTTCCTTGGCCATTTCCTTCCTTAACACACCTGTTTGCAGTGCTGCAGCGTTTCAAGGCAGCTGATAAGGGTGACACTGGCTGGATCAATGAGGAACAGTACCTACAG ACAGAGTTATGGTTTCCCAGTGAGAGTGTTCAGTCCGTCCCTGAGGACCCCTCTGAGCCTCTGCCTTATGACCGTCTAGCTAACCTACGCAAA TTCTTTTTCCGATTGTTTGCGGACCACTCCGTCTCTCCACCTCGTCTGGACTATGTGTCAATGCTGCAATACTTTGCAGCTGATCCTAACCCCAAACAGGGGTTCATCAGAACACTTAGTGTTGTGATGGGACAACATCTCAAGCACCCATCATTCAGCCATCTTGTCAAG TCTATGCCCAGTTTAGAGGAGGCTTCAGAGTTCAGCTCCTCAGAGCTTGATGGAGAGTACAAGGAACAAGACACTCCGTGCCCATCAAGCAATTCTTTTGGGGAGCAGCAAGTGTCCATCCCTGCTGTCCTTGCTGTCATCTGCCACAGACTCACTAAGATGAGAGATGACAGCCCTCTTCCTCCAGGGTGCATGAGTCAGCAGGAGCACACTGAG CACCTGGCGCATATATTCACAGAACTTGGTTTCGGGCCTGAGGACCATATCCCCTTTTCAGTTTTCTCTCAGCATCCTTTCACCCAAGGCCTGATGGAGAGCTCAGTGCACCACCAGCTCATA aacATTCATAGAGTACTGGTGGCCCAGCAGGATGAAGGAGAGACTAACAGCTTGGATGTTTCCTAA
- the LOC128364716 gene encoding UDP-glucuronosyltransferase 3A2-like, producing the protein MGHLSYQCDKLLGDKEMITFLQRERYDIAILDAFNPCSFILAHKLGVQYIAFYPGTLNGPLSIALPISVSFVPVSCSQLSDHMDLWGRAKNLFYSLLAPISQELLWSMFRGVAERHLESGSPPGGLEELHQRAELWAFNSDFSLEFPQPLMPFTVLVGGLLNKPAKPLDQDLESWISSFGEAGFIVVTLGSMVSSISVDPLLVELVTGFSMISQGVIWRYDPKRWPPHLDKPTNLRLLDWLPLNDILGHRKACLFITHGGQNSLLQAVYHAVPVLGIPLFGDQFDNMVRAEAKGLGLTINPKQISRGLLSSTIQTLIKDSRFKSSALSLSRIHKSHPVPPTLRLIQWVEHILHSEGGAHLKPASLTQPWYQRYLLDLMLLFSLVLLGPLALCWTNCRNKNSRDKHQKIQ; encoded by the exons ATGGGGCACCTGTCCTACCAGTGTGACAAGCTGTTAGGAGACAAGGAGATGATAACTTTCCTCCAGCGGGAACGCTACGACATCGCTATTCTTGATGCTTTTAACCCCTGCTCCTTCATCCTGGCACACAAACTTG GTGTCCAATATATAGCTTTCTACCCTGGCACTCTGAATGGTCCTCTGTCCATCGCCCTCCCCATTTCAGTGTCCTTCGTCCCAGTCTCCTGCTCCCAGCTGTCTGATCACATGGACCTCTGGGGTCGTGCAAAGAACCTCTTTTATTCACTCCTGGCTCCCATCA GTCAGGAACTTTTATGGTCAATGTTTAGAGGTGTCGCTGAGCGCCACCTGGAGTCAGGCTCACCCCCTGGTGGTCTGGAGGAGTTACACCAACGAGCTGAACTGTGGGCCTTCAACAGTGACTTTTCTCTAGAGTTCCCTCAGCCTCTTATGCCCTTCACTGTGCTGGTTGGGGGTCTTCTGAATAAACCTGCAAAGCCTCTGGATCAG GATCTTGAATCGTGGATCTCCAGTTTTGGAGAGGCAGGTTTCATTGTTGTGACCCTGGGATCTATGGTGTCCTCAATCTCTGTGGACCCACTGCTTGTAGAGTTGGTGACTGGATTCTCCATGATTTCTCAGGGGGTGATCTGGAG GTATGACCCTAAGCGATGGCCACCTCACCTGGACAAACCCACCAATCTCAGGCTCCTGGACTGGCTCCCTCTGAATGATATACTGG GCCACAGAAAAGCATGCCTTTTTATTACCCACGGTGGACAGAACAGTCTTCTTCAGGCAGTGTACCACGCTGTTCCAGTGCTGGGAATCCCTCTGTTTGGAGACCAGTTTGATAATATGGTGAGGGCTGAAGCAAAGGGGCTAGGCCTCACCATCAACCCCAAACAAATCAGCAGGGGACTGCTCAGCTCCACTATTCAAACACTCATAAAGGACAGCAG GTTCAAGTCTTCAGCTTTGTCCCTTAGCAGGATCCACAAATCACACCCTGTCCCTCCCACGCTTCGTCTTATCCAGTGGGTAGAGcacattctgcacagtgaaggtgGAGCTCATCTCAAGCCGGCCTCACTGACACAGCCGTGGTACCAGAGATATCTGTTGGACCTGATGCTTCTTTTCTCGCTGGTGCTTCTTGGACCTTTAGCGCTCTGCTGGActaactgtaggaacaagaacaGCAGGGATAAACACCAAAAAATACAATAG